The genomic segment CGGCGCGGGCGTGCGCGCGCGCCCGCGCGTCGACGTCCTCGAGCGCGGCGAGATCGGGCGCCTCCGGTCCGGCGATGGCCGCCAGCGTGTCCTCGACCACACCGGCCATCTCGAGGAACGGAAGGCGGCCGTCCAGGAACGAGGCCACCGCCACCTCGTTGGCGGCGTTGAAGACCGCGGGGGCGGTGCCTCCGGCCCGTCCGGCGCGCACGCCGACCCCGAACAGCGGGAAGGCGTCGTCATCGACCGGTTCGAAGGTCAGCGGGGACATCCGCACCGGATCGAAGGTGCGGAGCTCGGCGTCGGGCACCCGCTCCGGGTGGCTCAGCGCGATCAAGATGGGCAGCTCCATGGTGGGATATCCGAGCTGTGCCAGCACCGACCCGTCGTGGAACTCCACGAAGCTATGGACGATCGACTGCGGGTGGACCACCACGTCGATGCGATCGAAGTCGATGCCGTACAACACGTGAGCCTCGATGACCTCCAGCGCTTTGTTGGCCAGCGTCGCCGAGTCGACCGTGATCTTGCTTCCCATGTTCCACGTCGGATGCCGGAGCGCGTCGCGCGGACCGACGGCGCGGAGCGCGTCCCGGCTCCACCCGCGGAAGGGGCCTCCGGACGCGGTCAGCACCAGGCGCGCCACGTCGTCGGGCTCGTACCCGGAGAGGCACTGAAGGATCGCCGAGTGCTCCGAGTCGATGGGGACGATCGTGCCGCCTCCCCGCTCCAGGGCCCGGGCCACGAGCGGTCCCCCCGCCACCAGGGACTCCTTGTTGGCGAGCGCCACCCGCTTGCCCGCCTCGAGGGCGGCGAGCGTGGGCGCCAGCCCCGCGAAGCCCACCACCGCGTTGACCACGACATCGACGTCGGGTCGGGTGCCGAGCGCGCAGAGCGCCTCGGTGCCGCGTCCCCAGGCCGGGTCGGCCGCGTCGTCCGGCTCCACCAGCACGGTGGCGGTCGGCCCGTGCCGCTCGGCCTGGGCCCGCAGCCGTTCGCACGAGCGACGGGCGCCCAGGGCCGTGACGCGGAACCGGTCGGGATGGCGTTCGACCACGGCCAGCGTGCTCTCGCCGATGGACCCGGTCGACCCCAGCAACGCGATCCGGATCACAGCGAGCTCCATGCGCGGAAGAGGACCCAGAAGACGGGCACCGTGAAGAAGATCGCGTCGAAGCGGTCGAGCAGCCCGCCGTGCCCCGGCAGCAACGCGCCGGAGTCCTTGACCCCCGCCTCGCGCTTCAGGACCGACTCGGCCAGGTCGCCCACCTGCCCCACCGCGCCCAGGAGGGCGGCCAGCACGGCGCCGGGCGCGATGGACAGACCGATGCCGGCCGGCTCCAGCGCGAGCGCGGTGAACAGCCCCCCGGCCAACGCGGAGCCGACCAGCCCGGCCAGCGCGCCTTCGACCGTCTTCTTGGGGCTCACCCGCGGGGCCAGCTTGCGCCGGCCCCACGCCCGCCCCCCGAAGTACGCGAACGTGTCCCCGATCCAGGTGACGAGCAACGGGAAGACGAGCAGGAGCGCGCCACCCAGCTCGCTGGTCCCGGGCGTCGTACGCAGCAGCCCCGCGAAGGACAGCGCACCCCCGGTGTACAGCACGCCGGTCACGGTGACGGACAACACCTCCAGGGGCCGGCCCTCCACCCCGCGGATGAACACCGCGAAGGCGGCCACCAGCGGGACCAGCAGCACCGCGAGGGTCCACAGGGGAAGCGCCACGACGTCCACGGGCACCAGGAACGGAGCGGCGGCGATGCCGCCCGCGGCCGCGACGCCCAGTCCTACGAGCGGCACCGCCCCGCGCGCCCGGGCCAGCCCATAGAATTCGTGCGCCGAGCCCGCCGCGATGGCGCCGATCACGGCGCCCAGGGGCCACCCCCCGAGGTAGATGACCCACACGCCGAAGGGGATGCCCACCGCCGCGACGGCGACCCGCCGCGCCAGATCCCCGCTCATGGGCGCGGGTCGCCGGAGAAGGATGCCATCAGCGACCCGTCAGCGCGCGCTGATCCGCCCGAAGCGCCGCTCGCGACGCTGGTAATCCAGCACGGCCGTGAACAGGTCCTCGCGGGTGAAGTCGGGCCACAGCACGCGGGTGATGTGCATCTCCGTGTAGGCCACCTGCCAGAGCATGAAGTTGCTGACCCGGATCTCGCCCGACGTGCGGATCAGCAGGTCGGGATCGGGCAGGCCCACGGTGAAGAGCCGCTCCTCCAGGGTGTCCTCGCCGACGTCCTCGGGCCGCAGGCGGCCGGCAGCGACATCAGCGGCGATCAGGCGGATGGCGCGCACCAGCTCCTCACGGCCGGAATAGGAGATCATGAGGTTCAGGCGCAGGTTGGTGCCGCCCCGGGTGGCGCCGATGATGCCGTCGATGGCGCGGCGGGTCGATCCGTCGAGGCGGTCCATCTCGCCCAGCACGTGCACCTCGACCCCCTGCCGGGCCAGGTCGCGCTGCTCCTTCTGCGCGTACACGCGCAGGATGGACATGAGCGCGGAGATCTCGCGGCGTGGCCGCTGCCAGTTCTCGGTGGAGAAGGCGAAGAGGGTCAGGATGCGCACACCCGCTTC from the Gemmatimonadota bacterium genome contains:
- the uppS gene encoding polyprenyl diphosphate synthase, producing MSQLLDEVRLNGAVPEHVAIIMDGNGRWAAARGLPRPEGHRAGMRAVREVVEGAIEAGVRILTLFAFSTENWQRPRREISALMSILRVYAQKEQRDLARQGVEVHVLGEMDRLDGSTRRAIDGIIGATRGGTNLRLNLMISYSGREELVRAIRLIAADVAAGRLRPEDVGEDTLEERLFTVGLPDPDLLIRTSGEIRVSNFMLWQVAYTEMHITRVLWPDFTREDLFTAVLDYQRRERRFGRISAR
- the dxr gene encoding 1-deoxy-D-xylulose-5-phosphate reductoisomerase — encoded protein: MIRIALLGSTGSIGESTLAVVERHPDRFRVTALGARRSCERLRAQAERHGPTATVLVEPDDAADPAWGRGTEALCALGTRPDVDVVVNAVVGFAGLAPTLAALEAGKRVALANKESLVAGGPLVARALERGGGTIVPIDSEHSAILQCLSGYEPDDVARLVLTASGGPFRGWSRDALRAVGPRDALRHPTWNMGSKITVDSATLANKALEVIEAHVLYGIDFDRIDVVVHPQSIVHSFVEFHDGSVLAQLGYPTMELPILIALSHPERVPDAELRTFDPVRMSPLTFEPVDDDAFPLFGVGVRAGRAGGTAPAVFNAANEVAVASFLDGRLPFLEMAGVVEDTLAAIAGPEAPDLAALEDVDARARAHARAAVAVHARAEARP
- a CDS encoding phosphatidate cytidylyltransferase, whose protein sequence is MSGDLARRVAVAAVGIPFGVWVIYLGGWPLGAVIGAIAAGSAHEFYGLARARGAVPLVGLGVAAAGGIAAAPFLVPVDVVALPLWTLAVLLVPLVAAFAVFIRGVEGRPLEVLSVTVTGVLYTGGALSFAGLLRTTPGTSELGGALLLVFPLLVTWIGDTFAYFGGRAWGRRKLAPRVSPKKTVEGALAGLVGSALAGGLFTALALEPAGIGLSIAPGAVLAALLGAVGQVGDLAESVLKREAGVKDSGALLPGHGGLLDRFDAIFFTVPVFWVLFRAWSSL